The nucleotide sequence TCTGAATTTGCCGCCCGCTATGCGAAAAACAAAATGGGTGCAAGTGTTGTCGATGGAGCAAAGACCCAGGAAGCTGGCGAACAAGCCGCAGCTCAAGGGCTGGAAGCCGACATCGTGGGGGTTAAACGATACTGGACACCGCAAGGGCAGCCAGGCCCCCGCGTGGTGATGGCGACCATTTTGATTAATAACACCGAGTTCCCGGTGACCAGTCATCACTATAGCACCGAAATCGTGGATGGCAGTGTGGATGTGAACGGCTACAACGTTCGCTATCACGCGATGTGTGGCAATGATGAGTGCAATCCTTATTATGCCGCGATGGAAGTTTATCAGAACGGGCGCATCGTGATTCAGGAAGGTATTCGCATTTACTTTGATAAAACCAAACCCGAGCATCAGGATCTTTATCAGTGGCTTTCTCCGGGCAATGAATTGCCTTTGCTGGGCTCAAGCCAGACGGATCCTCGTGGCATGGTCGGGTACCTGAATCAGGCGGTCACAGGTGGCAGTTCTTCCAGCCTGATTAAATAAGAATTCAAATAACAGACTATTTTAAGGAAGAGTCCCGCAAGGCATTCTTCCTTTTTTCGTTTTGGATTTCCAGATCCAGCAATTCGGATAAAAAGCCGTGGCGGCTCTTTACTTGACTGTCGATCTTGGCCAGGCGGGTGGCGAGGTTGTTAAACAGCCGTTCGATCTCGGAATCGTTTTCCAATCGACCTTCCTCTTCTTTGATTTCTTCAATCAGGCGCTCCACTATAAAGAGGGCTCCGTTGAGGTTGACTCCGACATCATGCAGAAAAGCCCGTTCACGGCTGAGTTCTTGAGCATCGGCCATAAGAACCTCCTTCATATTAGTATTCAAAGGTCCCATCAGGCCGGCAACTTGTAGGTTTACATGGGCCAAAGTGGCACTGAATTTTCTTCATAGTCTTCTGTCATTAGCACAAGGTGAAAGTGTAATGATACAAAAGGACACCACCTCATAATGACAAAAATGTCCTCAGATCGAATTTAAGAGCAAATGGCACAAAGTTTTTTTAAATATCCGTCAAGATTTGCTTTGCCGCTCGACCAAAGTCATGGCACCTTACTTGCTTATTGGGCTATGTGGCTCCAAATTGGGACCATTTTTGGCACTGAGGATAAAGGAATTATCCGGAGTCCGAATTAGTTAAATGAAAATTAAACGTCGAAAGACGGATAACAAATTAAGAAACATAATTAACCATTATTGAAAGGGAAAACAGTGAAAACACAAATTTTGATGTCACTGATTTTGGCGGGGTCTATGGTTGCGGTTTCTGCTCAGGCAGAAGAACAAAACCAAAATGCAAACACTAGCACTGTAAAAGTGTCTGATGTTCAAAAGTCTGAAGAGAAAAAAGAAGACATCGATCAAGAGATCACGAATGCTCGTATGCGTTCTGAACTTGGTTCCAAGTCTCAATGGTCTTTCAAATCCAGCCTTGGTTACAACGGCGGCTCTTTGCAAAAACCTTTCGATTCTATCCGTCCTAACTACCGCGCTTCTGCGACAATCGAGTCTTTGACTGCTTTGTCCGGTAACGTAGGTGTTAACTACCGTGTATCCAAAGGTGGTAACCTTTCTTTCGGTACTGGCGTAGTTATCATGGCTCCACTTGAAGGCGATATCACTAAGGATTTCCAAGATCCACGCGCTTCCAGAAAAGGTGCTGATGTAAAACGTACTCAAGTTTCCACTCCATACATGGACTACAGCCACGGTTACCGTGCAATGGACATGCAGATGATCTCCAGCGTGACTTACTCTCACTACACTGAAGAAGATCAAACTGATTACTACAACCTGATGGGTAACCTGTCTGTAAGCCAAACTGTGCTTGCTGATTTCGGTGATTCCAAATGGCAGGGTGGTGTGTCTTTGTCTCTTGATAAAGATATCGCTAAAGGCTCCTTCTCTGTTGCTGGCGATTCTCGCTATGACTACGGTGTAGGTCTGTTCCCGTTTGCTGAATACGCTTTCAACGACGACTACTCTTTCAGAACAGTATTTGGTTACTTCCAATTTGCTAAGTACGAAGAGCAGGGCGACCTGATCCAAATGGAGCCATACCAGTCTGTTGGTGTTGGTATCTCCGTTACTCGTGACATCTACGTTTATCCAAACGTACAGTTCACTCCTAAAGACATCCGTTCTGACAGAACAAACGTAGCAGTTTCTGCTAACTTGAACTTGTTCTAATTCCTGAACGAAATTAGGAAAATTAAAAGGCTGCCCCTCGGGGTGGCCTTTTTTATTTCTTAAATATAAAGACGTTCATGCTGGACGTTTTGGAAAATAAAAAACCCGCTTTTATGAGCGGGTTTTGTTTTTAAGATTTATAGCTGTGCCGTGACTGAAGGAAGAAGCGGAAGCGGGTCAATCGGTCCGCGGTCCTTTCTGACTTCAAAGTGCAGGTGAACCCCGGTGGCGCGTCCTGTGCGGCCCATGGCGCCGACAACTTCGCCTTGGCGGACCTTCTGGCCTTCCGCGACCAGGATCTTGTCAAAGTGAGCGTAAAGAGTCGCCCAGCCGTTGCCAGACTCGATCAGGACCATCTTTCCGTAACCACGGAACTCACGACCTGCATAGATCACGGTGCCAGCCTGGGAAGCCAAAATAGGCGTTCCTTTAGGCGCTGCCAGATCAATACCCAGATGCGGGCGGCGTTTGTTAGGTAAGAACCCACGGGTCATGCGTGCGCGATCCACAGGCCAATCAAAGGTCAAAGACTGTTCGATGCGGGGGCTGTGATCTGAAGCGGCCACACGGGCGTTAGTTCCGCCGTTGGGTGCCAGATATTCGCGTGAAAGGGGTGTGTGAAAAGTCGTACAGGAACCCAAAGTTCCCAACGTGGCAATGCATCCTGCAAATTTAACGAGCTGATTCCATCCTGGTGTCATAGATTGAGTATACGACATAAGCCCTTGGATCCAAAGAATTTTTTGACCAAAGGCCAGCTTAAAATAAAGGCATTTTTACTGGTTAAAACCATAAAAAAAGCCCTCAGATTTCTGAGGGCTTCGTAACACTTTGTCGGTTTGGGACGTGCTTAGTAAATCGGGAACTGCTTGCAAAGCTCTTTTACTTCTTCATGCACGCGGTTTTTCACGGCAGTATCTTCCGCATTATTCAGAACTTGGCCGATCCATTTAGCAATTTGCTTCATTTCAGAAGGACCCATTCCACGTGTGGTCAATGCTGGAGTTCCAATGCGAACACCACTGGTGACAAACGGAGAGCGCTTTTCATTTGGCACAGTGTTTTTATTCACAGTGATGCCGGCTTCATCCAAAGAATTTTCCGCAAGCTTCCCGGTGATTTCGCGATCGCTCAGATCCATCAGAATAAGGTGATTATCAGTACCGCCAGTCACAAGTTTGAAGCCTGCAGACAGCAGTTCTTCTGCCAAAACTTTTGCGTTGCTGACAACTTTGCCGGAATAATCTTTAAACTCTGGTTTAAGAGCTTCGCCGAAGGCCACGGCTTTGCCGGCAATCACGTGCTCTAGCGGACCACCCTGGATGCCGGGGAAGATACGCGAGTTCATGGTCTTGGCTTTTTCTTCTGAGTTCGTCAGAATCATACCGCCGCGAGGACCGCGCAAAGTTTTGTGAGTGGTCGTGGTGATGTAATCAGCATAGGGAACCGGGGACGGGTGATGGCCAGTTGCCACAAGACCCGCAAAGTGCGCCATGTCCACCAGCAACTGTGCGCCCACTTCATCAGCGATCTCTTTGAATTTTGCAAAATCCAAGGTGCGCGGATAAGCGCTGTAGCCTGCGATGATCAGTTTTGGCTGAGTCTCTTTCGCGGTGGCGCGGATTGTATCATAATTCAAACGACCTGTTTCTGGATCCAGCTTGTACGAAGCCGCTTTGAACAACATCCCGCTGAAGTTCACCGGAGATCCGTGAGTCAAATGCCCACCGTGAGAAAGATCCATGCCCAGGATAGTTTCGCCAGCTTTGCATGCCGCCAGATAAACACCCATATTGGCTTGAGACCCAGAGTGCGGTTGTACGTTGGCATATTGAACGCCGAAAAGTTTTTTCGCTCTTTCAATGGCCAGGGACTCGACGGTGTCCACATTCACGCAACCACCATAGTAGCGTTTTCCTGGGTAACCTTCGGCATATTTGTTGGTCAGGATGGATCCTTGAGCTTCCATCACGGCTTTGGAGGTGTAGTTTTCAGAAGCGATCATTTCCAGACCGAACTGCTGACGTTCGGATTCTTTGTTGATGGCTGCCAGAATCTCGGGGTCAACCTGGGATAAAGTAAGTGATGTGGAATGCATAGACGGACTCCTTAACGCAGGTTCAAACTGCGTCTTGATTTTAGTCGTGATGTTAAATCAGATGATGAAAGTATCCCTTGAAAGACAGGAATTTAAAAGTCTCAACAACCAGTGTCGCTTGAAAGCTTGTCGACACGCTGCTGGTGGCGTCCACCGGCGAAGGAGGTCGACAGGAACGTTTGAAGCATCTTCACCGCATCATCGGGAGATGTGAAGCGTTCGCTCAGGCAAAGAATGTTCGCATTATTATGTTCGCGGGACAGGCGGGCGATGTCGTTGTTCCAGCAAAGCGCCGCACGAATCTGTGGAAACTTGTTGGCGCGAATGGCCATACCCTGCCCAGAGCCACAGATCAAAAGACCCAGTGCCGGGCCTTTTTGAGAATCAATCAGATTGTTCTTTTGATTTTGAAGTTCTACTTGAACAACTTCGCGGCACACATGATTGGCATAGTCCGGATAGTCGACAGAATCAGCGGAGTGAGTGCCCATGTCCTTCCATTGGATATCTGGAAGAGCCGCCATCACTTTAAGTTTTAAATCCAACCCAGCGTGATCGCAGCCAACATAGACAATCATTTCTTATCCTTCGTATTTCGAGAAGATCATGGAAGCATTGGTTCCACCGAAACCAAAACTGTTGTTGATGACATTGGTGATTTTACCTTTACGTGCCTCATTAGGAACGTAATCCAAATCACAGTCTTCACTTGGATTTTCCAAGTTGATCGTTGGTGGAGCCATCTGATCGCGAATTGCCATCACACAGAAAGCAGACTCAATTGCGCCGGCTGCACCCAACGCGTGACCCATCATGGATTTGGTGCTGGAAACCCAGACCTTTTTCGCATGATCACCCAGCAGGCGTTTGATTGCTGCGGTTTCAAGGCCGTCACCCACTGGCGTACTTGTGCCGTGAGCGTTGATATAGTTGATGTCTTCCGCTTTCAGACCAGAGTCTTTCAAAGCCATAGACATCGCCGCATAACCGCCAGCGCCTTCTGGAGCCGGAGAAGTCATGTGATAAGCATCGGAGGAAACTCCGTAGCCTGTGATTTCGCAAAGAATATTGGCACCACGTTTAACCGCGTGTTCAAGGGATTCGATGCAAAGAACCGCCGCACCCTCTGCCAAAACAAATCCGTCACGGTCTTTATCCCAAGGACGGCTGGCTTTTTCAGGAGCATCATTGCGGGTGGACAGGGCGCGCATGGAAGCAAAGCCTCCAACGGCCAAACCACAGATCGTGCTTTCTGCGCCACCTGCAAGCATCACATCAGTCATGCCGTCGCGAATATAGCGAACAGCATCCCCGATAGAGTGAACACCTGAAGCACACGCTGAAGTCACAGAATAGTTAGGACCTTTCAGTCCCAATGAGATCGTCACCTGACCAGCGGCCAGGTTCGTGATCACAGAAGGGATGAAGAACGGACTGATACGGCCCGGTCCTCTTTCCTTCATTTTGATGGCGGTTTCTTCGATGTTCGCAAGACCACCGATGCCGACACCAATGATGACTCCCGCTTGATTCTTCACTTCTTCGGTCAGCTCCAGCTTGGCCATTTCCACGGCCATTTTGGAAGCTGCGATCGAGTAGTGAATGAACTCGTCCATTTTCTTTTGCTCTTTTTTCTCGACGTATTGGTCTGTGTTGAAACCTTTTACTTCGCCGGCAAAAGTCACATCAAAGCCTGTCGTGTCGAATTTGGTGATCTTGGCGATCCCAGATTGACCACGGGTTGCAGCTGCCCAGCTCTCCTCAATGGTGTTACCAAGGGGAGTGACTGCGCCTACTCCGGTGACGACAACTCTTCTCTGTGGTTTGGATGGACGTTCAAATCGGGAGTTCATAATGAATTAAGCTTTTCCTTTTTTCTCAAGGTAAGAAGCTACGTCTTGAACTGTCTTCAGCTTTTCAGCGTCTTCGTCAGGGATTTCAAGATCGAATTCTTCTTCCATTGCCATCACAAGTTCAACGATATCCAAGCTGTCTGCGCCCAGATCGTCGATGAAAGAAGCTTCCGCTTTAACTTTATCTGGATCTACGCCAAGTTGTTCAACGATGATATCTTTAACCTTTGGATGAATAGCCATTTATGCCTCCTAATAGTGCGTTCAATATTACTTAAATTACAAGTCTAGTCTAGTGTTAGAACTCTATCATGTCGCTCCTAGGCGATATGAAGTATTCGCGAGTTTATTCGCGAGCTTAGTTCATGTGCATTCCACCGTTCACATCCAATGTGTGACCGGTGATGTACTTGGATTCGTCGCTCAAAAGGAAACGCACGGCTTGTGCCACATCTGATCCTTCGCCGATTTTTGCCAAGGGAATCTTATCCATCATTTTGGATTTTACATCTTCAGAAAGAACATCTGTCATTTCAGTTGCGATGTATCCAGGTGCCACGTTGTTCACGCGCACATTGCGGGAACCCAGTTCCAGTGCCACGGATTTGCTGAAAGCAATCGTGCCGGCCTTGGACGCTGCATAGTTCGCCTGACCTGCGTTGCCAGTCTCGCCAATGATAGACACGATGTTCACGATGGAACCTTTACGTGCTTTCATCATTGGTTTGGTAAAGGCTTTGGTCACCAGGAAGGTGCCGCGCAGATTGGTGTTCACCACGGAATCGAAATCTTCTGCTTTCATGCGCAGAAGCAATCCATCTTTGGTGATGCCGGCATTGTTCACAACGCCGTCGATGTCGCTCCATTTTTCCAGAATGTGATCTACAGCAGAGTTCACAGATTCTTCGTTCGCGATATCCATTTTGATGTAGAAGTGACCTTCGCCCGTCAAAGAGTGAGCCACCTGTTGAGCGGCCTCTTCGCGGGAAGAGTAAGTGAAGGCAACCTGAGCGCCTTCATCAGCAAGAAGCTTAACGATAGCAGCGCCAATTCCGCGGCTGCCACCAGTGACAACAATTTTCTTTCCTTGAAGCGACTTTCCGCTCATGTGCAAAATCCTTTTAAGCAATAACCTGTGTTGTTTTCAGCACACTGTGACCGAACTCCGAATAAAGCTCAAGAAATTTTAATGACTCGTAGCTTTCAGAAATTCTTCAATAATTTTCACATCTTCGATGGAAGTTGTCGTCATGACTTTGAAGAAATCCCCGTCGATCTTTTTCAGCAGGCCCTGAAGGACCTTGCCAGCACCACACTCGATAACTTGAGAGTGACCCATGCCTTTAAGAACTTCCATGCTCTGAGTCCAGCGCACAGGGGCTGACACCTGACGAATCAGATTTTCACGCAGGATGGAACCGTCGGTTTCAGCTTTGGCGTGGAAGTTTTGAATGATCGGGAAGGTCGCTGTTTCAAATTTCATCGCGGTCAGGACTTCTCTCATCTTGTCTTCGGCAGGCTTCATCATTTCACAATGGAAAGGAGCCGAAACAGTCAATGGGATAAGCTTTGCGCGTTTTGGAGCTTCTGCAAAAATCAACTCTGGTTTGAAGTTGTCCTTCAGCCAGTTGATGGCTTTTTGTGAACCGGAAATAACGATTTGCCCTGGGGAATTGAAATTGGCAGCTGACAATGGACCCACGCCGGAGTTTTTCACAACGTAGTTACAAAGTGTTTCAACCTGATCAGGCTCAAGACCCAACACAGCCACCATGCCGCCTTGACCCACTGGAACGGCAGACTGCATCGCCTGACCACGGGTTTTTACCGCGCGCATGGATTCGTCAAAACGAGTCACGCCCGCTGCGACAAGGGCTGCGTATTCGCCGATAGAGTGGCCAGCAGCCACAGACGCTTTCACGCCGAATTCT is from Bdellovibrio bacteriovorus str. Tiberius and encodes:
- the fabD gene encoding ACP S-malonyltransferase, whose protein sequence is MFTLVFPGQGSQQPGMGRFLFENFKVAQETFEEGSEALKQDMKKLCFEGSEADLALTENTQPALLLVSTATQRVLTKEFGVKASVAAGHSIGEYAALVAAGVTRFDESMRAVKTRGQAMQSAVPVGQGGMVAVLGLEPDQVETLCNYVVKNSGVGPLSAANFNSPGQIVISGSQKAINWLKDNFKPELIFAEAPKRAKLIPLTVSAPFHCEMMKPAEDKMREVLTAMKFETATFPIIQNFHAKAETDGSILRENLIRQVSAPVRWTQSMEVLKGMGHSQVIECGAGKVLQGLLKKIDGDFFKVMTTTSIEDVKIIEEFLKATSH
- the acpP gene encoding acyl carrier protein; the encoded protein is MAIHPKVKDIIVEQLGVDPDKVKAEASFIDDLGADSLDIVELVMAMEEEFDLEIPDEDAEKLKTVQDVASYLEKKGKA
- the fabG gene encoding 3-oxoacyl-[acyl-carrier-protein] reductase; translated protein: MSGKSLQGKKIVVTGGSRGIGAAIVKLLADEGAQVAFTYSSREEAAQQVAHSLTGEGHFYIKMDIANEESVNSAVDHILEKWSDIDGVVNNAGITKDGLLLRMKAEDFDSVVNTNLRGTFLVTKAFTKPMMKARKGSIVNIVSIIGETGNAGQANYAASKAGTIAFSKSVALELGSRNVRVNNVAPGYIATEMTDVLSEDVKSKMMDKIPLAKIGEGSDVAQAVRFLLSDESKYITGHTLDVNGGMHMN
- a CDS encoding M23 family metallopeptidase, with the protein product MSYTQSMTPGWNQLVKFAGCIATLGTLGSCTTFHTPLSREYLAPNGGTNARVAASDHSPRIEQSLTFDWPVDRARMTRGFLPNKRRPHLGIDLAAPKGTPILASQAGTVIYAGREFRGYGKMVLIESGNGWATLYAHFDKILVAEGQKVRQGEVVGAMGRTGRATGVHLHFEVRKDRGPIDPLPLLPSVTAQL
- the fabF gene encoding beta-ketoacyl-ACP synthase II — its product is MNSRFERPSKPQRRVVVTGVGAVTPLGNTIEESWAAATRGQSGIAKITKFDTTGFDVTFAGEVKGFNTDQYVEKKEQKKMDEFIHYSIAASKMAVEMAKLELTEEVKNQAGVIIGVGIGGLANIEETAIKMKERGPGRISPFFIPSVITNLAAGQVTISLGLKGPNYSVTSACASGVHSIGDAVRYIRDGMTDVMLAGGAESTICGLAVGGFASMRALSTRNDAPEKASRPWDKDRDGFVLAEGAAVLCIESLEHAVKRGANILCEITGYGVSSDAYHMTSPAPEGAGGYAAMSMALKDSGLKAEDINYINAHGTSTPVGDGLETAAIKRLLGDHAKKVWVSSTKSMMGHALGAAGAIESAFCVMAIRDQMAPPTINLENPSEDCDLDYVPNEARKGKITNVINNSFGFGGTNASMIFSKYEG
- the glyA gene encoding serine hydroxymethyltransferase encodes the protein MHSTSLTLSQVDPEILAAINKESERQQFGLEMIASENYTSKAVMEAQGSILTNKYAEGYPGKRYYGGCVNVDTVESLAIERAKKLFGVQYANVQPHSGSQANMGVYLAACKAGETILGMDLSHGGHLTHGSPVNFSGMLFKAASYKLDPETGRLNYDTIRATAKETQPKLIIAGYSAYPRTLDFAKFKEIADEVGAQLLVDMAHFAGLVATGHHPSPVPYADYITTTTHKTLRGPRGGMILTNSEEKAKTMNSRIFPGIQGGPLEHVIAGKAVAFGEALKPEFKDYSGKVVSNAKVLAEELLSAGFKLVTGGTDNHLILMDLSDREITGKLAENSLDEAGITVNKNTVPNEKRSPFVTSGVRIGTPALTTRGMGPSEMKQIAKWIGQVLNNAEDTAVKNRVHEEVKELCKQFPIY
- a CDS encoding RpiB/LacA/LacB family sugar-phosphate isomerase; its protein translation is MIVYVGCDHAGLDLKLKVMAALPDIQWKDMGTHSADSVDYPDYANHVCREVVQVELQNQKNNLIDSQKGPALGLLICGSGQGMAIRANKFPQIRAALCWNNDIARLSREHNNANILCLSERFTSPDDAVKMLQTFLSTSFAGGRHQQRVDKLSSDTGC